Within Pseudomonas paeninsulae, the genomic segment TCAATTACCCGGAAGCCATGGCCTACATCTCCGCCGCCCTGCTCGAAGGGGCCCGCGACGGCCGCACCGTGGCCGAGTTGATGCACGTCGGCACCACCCTGCTGACCCGTGCCCAGGTGATGGAAGGCGTGCCGGAGATGATCCCGGATATCCAGGTCGAAGCCACGTTTCCCGACGGCACCAAGCTGGTTACCGTCCACCAACCGATCGCCTGAGGAACCCATGACGATTGAAGACGCCACCGCCACCGACCTGCCCGCCATCCTGGCCATCTATAACGATGCGGTCGAACACACCACAGCGATCTGGAACGAAACCCTGGTGGACCTGGAGAACCGTCGCGCCTGGCTGGCCGAACGCCAGGGCCAAGGCTTTCCGGTGCTGGTGGCCCACAATGCCGCCGGCGAGGTGCTGGGTTACGCCAGCTACGGCACCTGGCGCAGCATCGAGGGCTTTCGCCACACCGTCGAACACTCGGTGTATGTGCGCAGCGACCAACGCGGCCAGGGCCTCGGCCCCCTGCTGATGCAGGCGCTGATCGAACGGGCCAAAGCGGCCGGGCTGCACGTCATGGTCGCGGCCATCGAGGCGCAAAACAGTGCATCGATCCGCCTGCATGAGCGCCTCGGCTTCACCATCAGCGGGCAGATGCCCCAGGTCGGACGCAAGTTCGACCGCTGGCTCGACCTGACCTTTATGCAGTTGATCCTGGAGTGATAAACCAATGATTCCCGGTGAATACCAGATCCAGGACGGTGAGATCGAACTCAATGTCGGCCGCCGCACCCTGACGCTGAACGTGGCCAACAGCGGCGACCGGCCGATCCAGATTGGCTCGCACTACCACTTCTTCGAAACCAACGATGCGCTCAGTTTTGATCGGCCAAGTACCCGCGGCATGCGTTTGAATATTCCCGCAGGCACGGCGGTGCGCTTCGAGCCGGGGCAGAGTCGCGACGTGGAGCTGGTGGACCTCGCCGGTGACCGCCGGGTGTTCGGCTTTGCCGGCCGGGTGATGGGCAAGCTGTAACGCCGATGGTTCCCATGCTCCGCGTGGGAACCCATGACGGGGCGCTCCGCGTCCCTGCGACGCAGAGCGTCGCCAGCCGCAGTCCCACGCAGAGCATGGGAACGATCAAATTCGAGGAGTGCCGATGAAAATATCCCGCCAAGCCTACGCCGACATGTTCGGCCCCACCGTCGGTGACAAGGTGCGTCTGGCCGACACCGAGCTGTGGATCGAAGTGGAAAAAGACTTCACCAGTTACGGCGAAGAAGTGAAGTTCGGCGGCGGCAAGGTGATCCGCGACGGCATGGGCCAGAGCCAGCTCTGCGCGGCAGACGTGGTCGACACCCTGATCAGCAACGCGCTGATCATCGACCACTGGGGCATCGTCAAGGCCGACGTCGGCCTCAAGGACGGGCGTATCGCCGCGATCGGCAAGGCCGGCAACCCGGACATCCAGCCGGACGTGACCATCGCCATAGGCGCCGGCACCGAGGTGATCGCCGGCGAGGGCATGATCCTCACCGCCGGCGGCATCGACAGCCATATCCACTTCATCTGCCCGCAGCAGATCGAAGAGGCCTTGATGAGTGGGGTGACCACCATGATCGGCGGCGGCACCGGGCCTGCCACCGGCAC encodes:
- a CDS encoding GNAT family N-acetyltransferase — protein: MTIEDATATDLPAILAIYNDAVEHTTAIWNETLVDLENRRAWLAERQGQGFPVLVAHNAAGEVLGYASYGTWRSIEGFRHTVEHSVYVRSDQRGQGLGPLLMQALIERAKAAGLHVMVAAIEAQNSASIRLHERLGFTISGQMPQVGRKFDRWLDLTFMQLILE
- a CDS encoding urease subunit beta translates to MIPGEYQIQDGEIELNVGRRTLTLNVANSGDRPIQIGSHYHFFETNDALSFDRPSTRGMRLNIPAGTAVRFEPGQSRDVELVDLAGDRRVFGFAGRVMGKL
- the ureA gene encoding urease subunit gamma, whose protein sequence is MDLSPREKDKLLIFTAGLVAERRLARGVTLNYPEAMAYISAALLEGARDGRTVAELMHVGTTLLTRAQVMEGVPEMIPDIQVEATFPDGTKLVTVHQPIA